One window of the Rhipicephalus microplus isolate Deutch F79 chromosome 2, USDA_Rmic, whole genome shotgun sequence genome contains the following:
- the SAK gene encoding polo like kinase SAK: MFPTSGSVRSHERCQPLVTTATTVFDYVRWEMVASTGSSAKLGDSIQDYEVFNFLGKGGFAEVYRARSRRNGLEVAIKMVDKGILRRTGVSSTRVQQEVAIHSRLKHPSVVELYNYFEDRQYVYLVVEYCPGGELQSYLKSRKDPLSEPEASHVLAQVVSGLLYLHSHNILHRDLSLSNLLLTQDLDVKIGDFGLATQLKNPWERHTTLCGTPNFMSPEVAAQSPHGLEADVWSLGVMLHTFLLGRPPPHNWATCSLELPSSLSPAARHLLCQLLQRSPQRRIPLRSIPEQAFMLQPGQPLRPLSSKMEPPKKPLNTAGLRPTRLWARNMRLSILEDGEVCIEFLTAGQHVGRVLRVSGDGRHVMLYRPAAHQVLPDAPPPPISANCQTRSWDALPRPYWPKYACAARFVDLVRQKTPKIIFYADAALCILLGNGDFEASFYSGAKVVRSNELIKLTDTSGCEEQLAQPIDTSLLSPTQTQLWKLTCEYHRRCVALESALEATDEGWNIYPAVFGRRPHGKQASPGSYFSKDYGSALSPLENLGSCFTGGTCTSTPTLSHQHGLPRIKNRFL, from the exons ATGTTCCCAACGAGCGGCAGTGTACGCTCGCACGAAAGGTGCCAACCGCTTGTGACAACTGCAACAACAGTGTTCGACTACGTACGATGGGAGATGGTCGCATCAACGGGCAGTTCAGCCAAGCTTGGAGACTCCATACAG GATTACGAAGTTTTCAACTTCCTCGGAAAAGGCGGATTCGCCGAAGTGTACCGTGCCAGGTCGAGACGAAACGGACTCGAAGTAGCAATAAAAATG GTGGATAAAGGTATTCTCAGGCGCACTGGTGTCAGTAGCACCAGGGTTCAACAAGAAGTTGCTATCCATTCCAGGCTGAAACACCCATCTGTTGTTGAG CTCTACAATTACTTCGAGGACCGTCAGTATGTGTACCTTGTGGTGGAGTACTGCCCCGGAGGAGAGCTGCAGAGCTACCTGAAGTCGCGCAAAGACCCCCTCAGCGAGCCTGAGGCCAGTCATGTGTTGGCCCAGGTGGTGTCGGGACTCCTGTACCTTCACTCACACAACATTCTTCATCGAGATCTAAGCCTCTCCAACCTTCTCCTCACTCAGGATCTCGACGTG AAAATCGGCGACTTTGGGCTGGCCACACAGTTGAAGAATCCTTGGGAACGGCACACCACTCTCTGCGGCACACCGAACTTCATGTCGCC TGAGGTAGCTGCACAGAGTCCGCACGGCTTGGAGGCAGACGTGTGGAGCCTGGGCGTGATGCTACACACATTCCTGCTCGGTCGGCCACCTCCCCACAACTGGGCAACCTGTTCCCTCGAGCTGCCCAGCTCTTTATCGCCGGCGGCAAGGCACCTGCTATGCCAGCTCCTGCAGAGGAGCCCCCAGCGCAGGATACCACTTCGAT CCATTCCAGAGCAAGCGTTCATGCTGCAACCTGGCCAGCCTTTGCGACCTCTTTCTTCCAAGATGGAGCCTCCCAAGAAGCCACTTAACACAGCAGGCCTTCGGCCTACTCGTCTTTGGGCACGGAACATGAGA CTAAGCATCCTTGAAGATGGTGAAGTGTGCATAGAGTTCCTGACGGCTGGCCAGCATGTCGGCCGTGTTCTGCGTGTGTCGGGTGACGGAAGACACGTGATGCTGTATCGGCCAGCCGCGCACCAAGTTCTACCGGATGCACCACCACCTCCGATTTCAGCCAACTGCCAGACACGATCTTGGGATGCACTGCCCCGCCCCTACTGGCCCAAGTACGCCTGTGCGGCTCGCTTCGTTGACCTGGTGCGCCAGAAGACACCCAAGATCATCTTCTACGCTGACGCTGCATTGTGCATCCTCTTGGGCAATGGTGACTTCGAGGCCAGTTTCTACTCAG GTGCAAAGGTGGTGCGCAGTAATGAGCTAATAAAGTTGACCGACACATCGGGTTGCGAAGAGCAGCTGGCTCAGCCCATAGACACCAGCCTGCTTAGTCCTACCCAGACCCAACTGTGGAAGCTCACTTGTGAG TACCACAGACGCTGTGTGGCTTTGGAATCTGCTCTGGAGGCCACTGACGAAGGCTGGAACATATACCCTGCAGTGTTTGGCCG GCGACCTCATGGCAAACAAGCCAGTCCGGGCTCCTACTTTTCCAAGGACTACGGCAGTGCACTGTCTCCACTGGAAAACCTGGGCAGCTGCTTCACAGGAGGCACGTGCACATCAACGCCCACATTGTCCCATCAGCACGGTCTGCCACGCATAAAGAATCGCTTCTTGTAA
- the M6 gene encoding neuronal membrane glycoprotein M6 isoform X1, producing MTYSRKSYSYSSISRDKKCCSCTAIGCRRSCLRCLARVPFATLVATVMCVAGVVIFLGAVLRAVDSTIRMLEVVFERRSPYGPSELRAAALVAAALMGLLELCLLLVGCLTTGPTRERLGNRARVGGRLSCALLLALSYLALLAWLVLALFMAISALLCALAGALCNQLKQEQQCLDLRQFEFLISQETTPLRHTGEPLLLLCGAQRKEFCKDWVEPSSLLLWLGAAAALLVLLGLVQHLMCLAANYAHLRDQQKLLDLQLLQDLQDTEMTTLGSKDRF from the exons ATGACATACAGCAGGAAGAGTTACTCGTACTCGAGCATATCGAGGGACAAGAAGTGTTGCTCCTGTACGGCGATCG GTTGCCGGCGGTCATGTCTGCGCTGTCTTGCCCGAGTGCCCTTTGCCACCCTGGTGGCCACTGTCATGTGCGTTGCGGGGGTGGTGATATTTCTTGGCGCTGTGCTGCGCGCAGTAGACTCCACAATACGAATGCTGGAGGTTGTCTTTGAGCGCCGCTCTCCGTATGG GCCCTCTGAGCTGCGCGCAGCTGCTCTGGTGGCAGCAGCGCTGATGGGTCTTCTAGAGCTGTGCCTGCTGCTGGTGGGCTGCCTGACAACGGGGCCTACGCGTGAGCGCCTGGGAAACCGGGCTCGTGTTGGAGGCCGGCTGTCGTGTGCACTGCTGCTGGCCCTGTCGTACCTGGCTCTGCTGGCATGGCTTGTGCTTGCCCTGTTCATGGCCATTTCGGCTCTCCTCTGCGCTCTTGCTGGGGCACTGTGCAATCAGCTGAAGCAGGAACAGCAGTGCCTGGACTTGAGGCAGTTTG AGTTCCTGATAAGCCAGGAGACGACGCCGCTGCGACACACGGGCGAGCCATTGCTCCTGCTGTGTGGGGCACAGCGCAAAGAGTTCTGCAAAGACTGGGTGGAACCTTCAAGCCTGCTTCTGTGGCTTGGAGCTGCAGCTGCGCTGTTGGTGCTGCTGGGGCTGGTGCAACACCTCATGTGCCTTGCAGCAAATTACGCGCACCTGCGCGACCAGCAGAAGCTGCTCGACTTGCAGCTGCTTCAAGACCTACAGGACACTGAGATGACCACGCTGGGATCCAAGGACCGCTTCTGA
- the M6 gene encoding neuronal membrane glycoprotein M6 isoform X2 yields the protein MGCRRSCLRCLARVPFATLVATVMCVAGVVIFLGAVLRAVDSTIRMLEVVFERRSPYGPSELRAAALVAAALMGLLELCLLLVGCLTTGPTRERLGNRARVGGRLSCALLLALSYLALLAWLVLALFMAISALLCALAGALCNQLKQEQQCLDLRQFEFLISQETTPLRHTGEPLLLLCGAQRKEFCKDWVEPSSLLLWLGAAAALLVLLGLVQHLMCLAANYAHLRDQQKLLDLQLLQDLQDTEMTTLGSKDRF from the exons ATGG GTTGCCGGCGGTCATGTCTGCGCTGTCTTGCCCGAGTGCCCTTTGCCACCCTGGTGGCCACTGTCATGTGCGTTGCGGGGGTGGTGATATTTCTTGGCGCTGTGCTGCGCGCAGTAGACTCCACAATACGAATGCTGGAGGTTGTCTTTGAGCGCCGCTCTCCGTATGG GCCCTCTGAGCTGCGCGCAGCTGCTCTGGTGGCAGCAGCGCTGATGGGTCTTCTAGAGCTGTGCCTGCTGCTGGTGGGCTGCCTGACAACGGGGCCTACGCGTGAGCGCCTGGGAAACCGGGCTCGTGTTGGAGGCCGGCTGTCGTGTGCACTGCTGCTGGCCCTGTCGTACCTGGCTCTGCTGGCATGGCTTGTGCTTGCCCTGTTCATGGCCATTTCGGCTCTCCTCTGCGCTCTTGCTGGGGCACTGTGCAATCAGCTGAAGCAGGAACAGCAGTGCCTGGACTTGAGGCAGTTTG AGTTCCTGATAAGCCAGGAGACGACGCCGCTGCGACACACGGGCGAGCCATTGCTCCTGCTGTGTGGGGCACAGCGCAAAGAGTTCTGCAAAGACTGGGTGGAACCTTCAAGCCTGCTTCTGTGGCTTGGAGCTGCAGCTGCGCTGTTGGTGCTGCTGGGGCTGGTGCAACACCTCATGTGCCTTGCAGCAAATTACGCGCACCTGCGCGACCAGCAGAAGCTGCTCGACTTGCAGCTGCTTCAAGACCTACAGGACACTGAGATGACCACGCTGGGATCCAAGGACCGCTTCTGA